The following nucleotide sequence is from Aedes aegypti strain LVP_AGWG chromosome 3, AaegL5.0 Primary Assembly, whole genome shotgun sequence.
GGGAATTGTGAAGTAAGGTTTTTATGATCGTGGGAAGGTTCAGCATTTCAGTTAATgtgaaatttagttttactgTTTTATGCTTTTCACACTCTTTAGGATTTGTGAGAGCTAGGAAACGTTCTGTAATTTGATATTCTTTATGAACATCGGAACATGAACATGTTCTAATGCTTTGTAATGCAAGTCTATCATGCTACAATACCATTGTTCAACTaaaaatcgtttctcaaaaaataattcGAACAGACAACattttatcaatcctacgtgttttgcagacgaaattctactcGTTCCGCTCTAAACAAACTCAACTTTTCAATTCTAGACCGTTTATTTTCAGTATTTACAAAACGGcgaaagattttcaactttcgaaaCCTAACCATTGCTTTCCcagctccgttgtatggagagacaaagtgacaaaccacgaatcaaaacaaaacatagCGATCCTTTATCCTTTATTCGttatcaaacgtcaacatcccaccgcaaaatcgctagtgtttggaggggattttaacctccaaattgccaaataacctccaaatcatcacctccaagtgagttctaataccctccgttatttgaaatatggtggcgcgtcgatcgtcgcaagtttatcgttaaacagtcaatagagagataagcggaagtaaaatggaatgatttgtcaacagaccagcagtgctgattttgctcggcgtcgagaataatattgtaacacggacatgacttcctcatccctccccttggttatgcgaccttgccgcgatgagagggcataatccattagcgcatatgatggaaaccaaaggcgtaacctgtagtggtggtatcacattttggcactttttgcttaaagccgcgtcataattcatatggcatagacgcaataatatctcggatgtgatccaacggacattctgcgtcattgatagaattgatgcccatttcaaataattaatctattcgaagtagacattaatactattggtgacgttcagtttgccttttgctaaccagaatgatccgtagccactcttactattagctatcATATACGACGAAAGGAATACTTAGGaaatcttaggaaaatgactagtagattcactgagtagaaataagtggcgacaatcttattttaatatggtttttacattgccataataaggaacactttttttttgtaacagcggtataaataatctaattccagcttcattttcgcaaaatttacaagtagaaagtaggcgttgtgaagcaatgccaccgaaaagtgaatcttgtaggagactgtaatagaagcctaaggtaactttactcttcaatattcactataaaaatgactatggaaagtaagacgctgagatcgataattagggtacacttgctagtttcgaaaaattgttgaacagacaaggaaagcgacttttttctttaaggatatatgaacgtaatgaccaataaatacttttaacaacaaaaaatgaaattaactagaactcttACTAAACaccctaattttgttaagacttgacgacaattgacatttaagactctaatcttacgtaaaagacaggagtaatcagaatagcacttgaatgacaaattattcaaaaccatttcgactagacagtattagtaatgacactactacactactatttcaaacaatttctgatggaactgctgattttcacaatgcttccttttctcagaagcaaggtaatatgggtacttttcaatactaataaaaaaagcagtgttcattagcctgggacacggttatatgaaaaatttagattctcgctccagtccactttttgaattgcatttaggtcccataacaactgtgcaaaatttcagctcgatcggagaaactatattttagcgccaggcgttcaaagtttgtatgggatttactatgggaaaacttacagtggctcaatttcattttcgtacggggcactgttttcatatcaagttggtataaaactattaaatggtgcatggacttcgatatactttatcaataatgtaggttataggtgtcatctattgtttggcaatgacaaactgtattcatttgcttaaatctttggaataatggaaaagtattgagattgtgtctataattgacccaattccacaTTCGTACAccgaacaaaaaagaaatatacagcattcaaaactaatttctaatggactagatgattacttaagccCTTCGTTgagttgttcagatgcagtagaatacatttggaaaatttataaacggatatatttgaaacttaagtaaatttaagaaaaataccagttttcccatgttttttgctaaaatattcggtaagtcgaaaaataaattgcatttttttcatcatcacttccttaagaatgataattgcgaatattgcacaagtttcaaaaaattataatcagttttagagtagctaagagtggatatcgacaacttatacttttgaatcttaggtaatataatatttataacaaatccaaaaccaaaaatttttgtcaatttctttatgtttggctcctaaatgtatatacataatccatagttaatgttcctatcaaaacattgcgtaattatcattttcaatttacattttaccaccaaacatgattatagagatttaaagaataaatattattgccataaccgcaacacaaacgtgtttttaaaatgatgaaaacaacaggatatattctattaaatagtgcATCAATGttttctgctcattcaagttattttgtatttttcttataaaatcaataaattgcaaaatagggtgctattttgaatataatttaaatattatttcaaagataattgaatattacgatgacatcaattatgtggaggtatgtacagcgtagtttagggtactttattgtaaaatgaagttcgtagttcaaattatttttacagacaaattcgaaattaacatttacctgttgtttagaatgaaaatttggtttacattgattaaaaatatcattttagaagagttttgaacttatggcacaacaattttctgaactcaaaagggataaaaactgtttatgatttctgtaaagtgtatatatttcaactaaatttctatcagagcttacgagtataatctatagattggatccaatgacaaaaataaacgtaattgttcgaattattggattttatagcaaaaatcattggaaaactggcatttctcataattttacctaaattttatatgtgtccactaataaattgtccaaatgtatttcactacatctgaacatcataataaagcacttcagtaatcaaatagagcatctaaatttagttttgaacgttgtgcgtttgaattttggtaggtgtacgaatatggaattgggtgaattttagacatcaattcaatatttttctattaatccaaagatgaatgtaaatggaaatattttgtgcttggcaaacaatagatgacacctattaccttcaatgtggataaagtatttgtagctcaatacttcatttaatagttttttactaacttgatgtggaatcagtatcctgtacgaatatgaaattgggccactgtacttttgcaaagaaaaatcgccagaggtcgcctatTGACctctaaaaaaatctgaacacagatctcgataggtttttctacaatgaacaacattgccgaagaccggaaagcaatccgatgcttgtgaaaaaagttattaggcATAGAtcattcggaaattttgcccgattttgttattcctttaagtgttaatcaacgtcgccttgcaaataggttttcattgaataacttttttcacaagtgtcggattgtttcgcggtcttcggcaatattcttcattgtaaaaatacctatcgagttctgtgttcagaatttttatagaggtcaatggcaaaagccagaccgagggttcagccttgacaagttaagctgtcaggcagctccaactgaataccatacaaaaaaaaggaTAACTTTATTGATGCAAAAAGGTTGACTTCCgatcaaattaatgcaatgatataatgcttgtggttacttgggttgttaCACTGAACCAAGGAATCATGtaagatttttctgaaaacacaTTTCAGATAAAACACATACATTTGATGAGAAAATCATATACAAATTAATGGATTGTTTTAATGAATTCCATGCAAAAATCAGATGAAAATTAATTTTTTCGTTCGTGATTCTTATATGATCGATGATATACATTTTCAAaggatttattttgtattttagggattatttctatcaaatagtgGGAAAATATAAGTTGcgttttaatttctttattcaCATTGTTATACAAAATACATGTTTTCATTGATATCTTGCACTTTGGACTACTGACTCCAAatccgtttttttttcctacCATCTTCATCGTCTGCGACtggttttttttctaatgaaatGTTCTATCATCTCTCTGTAAATTTTGAATCTGCAATAAAGCAACAAATTTATTTGATTGTTTGGTATATGAACATTGATCTTACCTTTCTTTGCCATTAATCAATGACATTGCACTGAAAGCTTTTGAAATTCAACCAACCAAGTGCGCCATGTTGAAAacagagctgttaaatgtcatgaatatcacgtaactttgacatttctcgcgtaacttttcaaaacgacatatctaacaattcacatatttcgagtaaatcgaacttttgaaggttgtgaaaatatacTTTGAAACTTTATcaaactgaaacattttttccccactgtgttgcttgcAGAGGGGAGCAGTATGATAGAGTTCAACGTAAGAAATGacattttgataatttattcggaaattacactgaaatctataaaaacatcagataggacgttttgaccaaaaatatgtacataggataaatcacataggtcgttctgtttcaacaatttttgaatattgctaatattaTCCTTcctgtggaaaaagtcatcggaaaatttGTTTCCCGGTGACTTTCCGAattaggggaaagtggggcagtttggctACCTTAAGGAAAAGTCAACAAAAGTCCTGAAAATATTATGGGAACTTCTgatttttgcatgatttccaGCAATTCTTAGATCAATACACTAGATCAGTATGATTTCCGTTGTCTTATAAAGTTCACGaacaaatgaacgatttttcaaaatttgtaaatttttgagtcGAATTTTTACCGATGGGGTGAAATGAGCACCCTATTTTTGGTTgtaaaattatctcatataatctaaaatttcaattatatttttcattacaTTTGAAAGTTATTAGTGTTTATAAACACGCAGTGGAAAAAGATTCAATTTTGAAGAACATTATAacagtcaaacatcatcattctaaaatgatgaaatttgaaaaagctattcggggcaatatgagcagttttttcgaacttcatttatttctttttcttcagGTTTCGAACACTGACTTATAGCATGCCTGTTGCTTAATTTCCTTgtcagctttggggttgcatgctatttcagatgaaattgcAAGGATgtatgcagttttcaaggggtgctcattccaccccattggccaaaccgccccgactacccctacTATCGTTTGGCAATATTTGCTGATGCTATATTTCGACTGGGAAAGTGTAATGAAAAtcgtatagttgagattcttcaaactttagagactttaaattgaaatatttttttatctttattaacgagatttttagccctagactagttcatctcgggaccaacggctttacttcccttccgaaggaagtcctcACTATAACATTtttcgtcataagtgactatctcggggatgggattcgatcccagatcctcggcgtgagaggcgtgtgttctaaccactacaccaggtccgtcccctgaaataaatatattgtaatatttggcaacctcttttagagaagttccataatatctaatagcttttaacacTTTAAGTAAAGTGTTTCTTAAGTTAGCAGCACGTTCTGTTTTACTATAATAATTGCGAACTTTGTTTATGTACCTACCTGAAGAGCatcacaaattcaatctctaatgagaaacttttcacttgctccACGTGATTAGAAAGTTGAAGGTgttttaattctaaaacttttttatttcagtttgaAACTTTCTGAGATAACAACTTAGAAGTGGCAAAGATTTTTTTCCGCAGCTTTTTGCCACTGCAAATCATAAattaagattgcacgccgccaacttgttacgaagttatagttgacaggttaacaatatttcgctctattattgaataatggctgaaaaatctcagtattctcttacctatcgtaatctTCTGAATGTCCTTAAAGGTTTGTGCATGAGtttaaatataataaatatacaaataattttcacttaccccatttacccacttgccccgcgatatcttaacaaatttgattcgttccaacaaatctgaaggcttatctaatggtcttgctcttctagatatagaaaaaacattcgatagtgtttggcatgaaggcttgattgtaaaattaaaaaaactttaattttccaacatacaatGTTAGAATAactcaaagttatctgtcaaatcggacacttcaggttaattatcagaactccaggtctgaaagacttcctgtaagagctggtgttccccaaggcagcattttgggaccaatattgtacaatattttcacatctgacttacctgagttacctcagggatgtcaaaaatctttgtttgcggatgacacaggcctctccgccaaaggacgaagcctgcgtgtcatctgtagtcgattgcaaaaaagtttggatattttttcttcatacttgcaaaaatggaagatttctcctaatgcttccaaaactcaactaataatattcccacttaaaccaaaagctctttatttgaaaactttaagtagacatgttgttgcGATAAGGGGGGTTccgataaattggtcagatgaagttaagtatctaggcctcatgctagaaaaaaaaattaactttcaaaaatcacattgagggcattcaagccaaatgtaaaaaaaatgttaaatgtctttatccccttattaatagaaaatcaaaactttgtcttgagAACAAGATTTtgaacttcaaacaaattttcaggccagccatgttgtatactgcaccaatatggactagctgttgtaataccaggaagaaagttctgcagagaattcaaaataaaattttgaaaatgattctgaagcttactccctggtatagtacaaagtttcgatgatgacgatgattacgatgacggagcgttgaacgttaaataaattgaaagcgttttttataagcagatgaaatcaactctactgtaaaaaatctgaactgctacggtaaatgaaatgtaatatgttgtaattgtaattgtaattgtaattgctcaatccacaccctggcagacaattatccgccaatctagacacgggctgggtgaggacctaccaagcctcccccgttaacatgtcctataccgtttagcacaccgggttcttccacaagcaggcgccggaattaaagcggtcccacaagtttcagatacattaaatagatatagtccctctgccactaaaccgaatagcgccctCCACCTCATCACCAGCACTGCCCATCCCGCACACCAAACAAAATGTCGGAAGTGGCGTGCCGTGTAGCACATCAGATGTTCTACAGagcacaccacctccgacaccatgctcaacgtacagcaaagacagcGCTAATAAAAGCGGAATGCGCCATTCGATTCAgtaccagagggactataaatgtaacgaagaggaaatgaaaagatagtagaaatGGTTTGGCTGTTGGATTGCTGGAACGAgaagaaagaaataaaattattacgttaaaacgtgatatttatagttgaataaatgtatcgatagtttctcatctgtttcttttccgtatcgtagttccgtcgattctatccacctcgagttttgtcgactccgctcgggcaatgaggaccgtgatgaaatgaaaaatataaaaatataaaaatatgagcattagtgtttatctattatttaatgtggttctcatttgctttcaaatacctaagtaacatgtgaactctgcctctattagaaaattctaataaatcataatttattctcctccactttccctaacacaaagtattcctatttaataagacaagtgcaaaagcacaaataaaagtgtgagaccgcatcgaatcatgttgatgccctcagagcactcattcttcgatttgcgaaatatgagtccgctgaaaacaccgacccgactcgacgcaatcgcgcacctctaccggcacctccgcacatgtaaaaacttctgcgataatcctgtggtgtgaaagaaatgcgcaatattattttgattccaATCCTAACTTCATGACCCGTAGGCTCTACgcgtatgattgttcattattttgGCTAAATATACCTGTTTATACCtgtacatcagaaaaaaaaaaaaaaaacgaaaaacgacTACGAATATCTTGCAGCGTAAAGTTTAAGTGATAAAATATTCATCCTCTCTTCGACCCTGCACTATAATAAACTCCTAATATAACGCCGAGCTAAAGATTCTTTCTAGCGTTACACAATCTGAAcaagaaaccattttcaaatacttcccataatttatgcgaagcaaaacagattccactttctacgtAATGTAACCCAGCATAAACAGCTGTCCAACTCTCCAGACCAACGCCCTCCAagatccaaggtgctgctgccttacgttcaaaacttctttcctcaaagtctgtctatcaattccgaactctattgcatactacaataccaatcagaccctattcctgacaATACACAGAGTCAcaaccccaatgtgatggatttacccacaaccttgtcataacccctcttacgtttcgctatcctcggaagtcacccatattgatgcttggcaaaaaatatcagtattcaatccacaaatcccagattacaccacattacgttggtccgtttggcgtcgccggtggatacctgttctgacatTCTTTTCTTTCAAACCCCATTTCAAGCCTGTCCCCCCACTTTATCAATAagaatgttgacgaatcacgataatctgaagatcgtgaccagaacggaggtaggatttatcactagggaccaaccaccaccatgaaatgtaatatgttggtaacaaaatcttaatgaaagcttaaatttgttttaccaaattaggatgatagtgttgtctatcacagaacacctagatttaagtaatatttggaatgatactaataaagaaataaaaataccCTATCTAGTGCCGCTAGTTCAGTAAGTATTCGCACTCAACATTTTGGAGTATGTACCTATGTTTGGTTTTATATTTATTACAGCTGATTGTAACTTTAAAAGTTCTAGGGCCTTTCACAGTATCTAACATACAAATCGGTTATGAAATCAGAGATATTTGTCTATAAATAAGCTTTATTTGTATAAGGACTaagttttaacatttttccataGTGCTTTAAAagcattttcatttatttacattacTTGTCGCCTTGGACTCAAACTACCAATTACTGTACCTTTATTCTACTTTTTATCATCCGATGTCCTCTCTTGCGCCTTTGGCGTATCGTGAGAACGTTCGTTCAACAGTATCAAGCCATAGAACATGGCAACGCCAACCATCGCGTAAACCACGTATCCTTGAAGGACGTGCGAGTCGATTTGGCTTTCCCGCTCTGCTTTGGCGCGAAACTTGGCATCGGCTGCTTTCTTTCGTTCGAAGTTTTTCCCATAATGGTTGCGGGACCActcgtcaaaatcgtagatAGGTGTCCGCCCCGATGCCGTTGGGACGTGCGCCCGGGTCATACGTTTCTTGTAGAAGCGGGTCTGCGGATCGTCTTCTTCCGGTTCTCTTTCGACCGGTTGGTGCTGGGCATATTGCCGACCCGCAGTATGAAGTATTCCCTTATCGTACAACTTTCGAAGTCGGTAATTTCCTAGCACCTCGTAGGCCTCGGTAATGGAGCGGAATTTGTCCGCTGCGTTGTCACAGCCTTTGTTCTTGTCCGGGTGGTATAGCTTCGATAGCTTGTAGTAAGCTTGCTTGATGTCATTCTGGGTTGCACCTGGAGTCAATCCGAGAGAATCGTAATGCGAGCGCTGCAGGATATTGCACAAACTTATGCATCGATGCACCACTAGATAAGCTGCACTTTTGCCACTATTTTCCACATTCAACTTGCTTTGGTTGAGGATACTGTTTATTACGTTTGAAGATTTGAAAATGCTCATCTCCAAACGTAGTTCAAAATTGGTTTATTTgtgcaatttaaaaaatgttcatttttcaatgttttacgtAAAAATCTACCAACCAAAACAAGCTGACGATTGGAACAACAGATGTTATGTCAGAACTGTCAGATCAAGCGATTTGCCATGCCgtacacgctcgttcaaatctactcaaaagagagtaactttgactcacttttgaagtttcaagttagctgtcaaaagtgagtaactttattttatcaaagtgagtaactttttactcaaccatgaaagaaaacgaccttactcacttttgagtaaacacaaacatatttgactcactttgtaaacgtcaaagacttgtgaaaatttcgcgcgctcgaactgacaattcaagactaacaattcaaaaggcctcatctccaaaaagtaaacaatgagaaaaatgcaatctcgttttgtcaaacaataaatcaaatttatattatgaatttaagctttttatgtcattttatcgtccagaaagtcgatggataaactgatttatagctatgaatattcattactatcattttagcaaaaaatcctgctaaaaaaacgagtcaaaggaaatgaggcttttatttcaccaaaagctgtgcagcctttttcatttgtgcccatagacgccggccgacgctgatgaggcctgtgagttgacgcctttgtttactctaaaatgtgttgaggccttctagttgtggcttgttttttcatcatcttctgatgtggccttttgaaaatcattcaaaattgatgatgaaataagaaatttgaagtgtagaagagtgttaagtggtgaagtaaagtacatggagatccctacagcaagagaagattcgtgcggtcgattaaatatgtgattgattgaacccttcgtcatccatgaacattatgtatgtgctacgcgagtttgtcgtcgagaaaatgtatggaaaattggTTCAATTGATATAATATTGCAATtaaacgttatttttcatgcaattgaaaccaaatcgtgtttttgttgataatttgtgaagtacagacaggctgacacaggtattattaggtagtatgatacaaaatacatcacttCCCAGGAACCCGACagaaaatttgattatgttCGCTGTTGAAACTATCGCTGTGTAAAATAATACAGGGAGCGGAGCGGCTGAAGTATAACTTGTATCTGctaagtaaatttgaaacattttttcgtaattttagttgcaattttgatgtttgtttaataggcctcaactcggtttcaaGTAAATATAGAAATGGGGCCTTTTTGGGAAAAGGCCGCATTTACGATTAATATCCTAATTATCGggaaatgagatggggccttttagaaaaatgataatttttcaactttcatgcatatttttgcatgactattgtatgttacagtaagaataggctcttatacacttaaatcagcagaaacc
It contains:
- the LOC5574141 gene encoding dnaJ homolog subfamily C member 30, which encodes MSIFKSSNVINSILNQSKLNVENSGKSAAYLVVHRCISLCNILQRSHYDSLGLTPGATQNDIKQAYYKLSKLYHPDKNKGCDNAADKFRSITEAYEVLGNYRLRKLYDKGILHTAGRQYAQHQPVEREPEEDDPQTRFYKKRMTRAHVPTASGRTPIYDFDEWSRNHYGKNFERKKAADAKFRAKAERESQIDSHVLQGYVVYAMVGVAMFYGLILLNERSHDTPKAQERTSDDKK